A single Cryomorphaceae bacterium DNA region contains:
- a CDS encoding HYR domain-containing protein translates to MTLTVTDENGNTDQCTATVTVEDNIDPTAICQDITIQLDASGNASISTSDIDNGSADNCGIDNISLDITTFDCTNVGPNTVTLTVTDENGNTDQCTATVTVEDNIDPTAICQDITIQLDASGNASISTSDIDNGSADNCGIDNISSISPHSIVPTSDQTP, encoded by the coding sequence GTGACCCTTACCGTCACCGATGAGAATGGCAATACCGATCAGTGTACCGCTACGGTGACCGTCGAAGACAACATCGATCCGACAGCCATCTGTCAAGACATCACCATCCAACTCGACGCTTCCGGTAACGCCTCCATCTCCACTTCCGATATCGACAACGGGTCGGCCGATAACTGTGGCATCGACAACATCTCCCTCGATATCACCACATTCGATTGTACCAACGTCGGACCAAACACCGTGACCCTTACCGTCACCGATGAGAATGGCAATACCGATCAGTGTACCGCTACGGTGACCGTCGAAGACAACATCGATCCGACAGCCATCTGTCAAGACATCACCATCCAACTCGACGCTTCCGGTAACGCCTCCATCTCCACTTCCGATATCGACAACGGGTCGGCCGATAACTGTGGCATCGACAACATCTCCTCGATATCACCACATTCGATTGTACCAACGTCGGACCAAACACCGTGA
- a CDS encoding tandem-95 repeat protein yields MTLTVTDENGNTDQCTATVTVEDNIDPTAICQDITIQLDASGNASISTSDIDNGSADNCAITSVSLSQTSFNCAHVGVNSVTLTVTDSNGNTDQCIATVTVQDITPPTALCQDFTVTLDANGQATIAVSDIDNGSNDACGISSTVLSTTTFDCSDVGTNTVTLTVTDNNGNSSSCTATVTVIEPTITAASITVNDNVSCFGGNDGSATVSVSGNVGGYSYLWDSGETTATAIALNAGAHNVTVTTGACSSDTILSVTITQPTQITAGTDNITDVSCFGQNDGAIDITVSGGTAPYSFLWSNGDNTQNISGLDIGNYTVTITDDNGCTSTASGFVHGPTQALSAGVDNLSNISCVGGSDGAIDISVSGGTAPYTYTWSNGESTQDISALTVGTYSLTVTDDNGCTAVISNILVDEPANGLTAGINNLLNVDCFGDSNGAIDISVSGGTAPYTYSWSTGASTQDISGLVVGLYSVTVTDANGCTTNIPTITVDGPAQALTASILSFTDANCPGGSDGSATATASGGTAPYAYLWSASAGNQITSTATGLAAGVYEVTVTDVNGCDATTSVTISGTDLTPPTALCNSFSLPLDATGNATISVVDIDGGSSDNCGISAMSIDLTDFDCSDIGPQVVTLTVIDVSGLSSQCTTTITVVDTITPVIATCPADTTFEVDASCDAFAPDYLTSLSVTDNCSITSAVQNPAVGSPLPIGTTTVTITVTDAGGNIATCSVDVTVTDPGINASTSQLSPVTCFGDSDGSALVSVSGGSGSYMYLWDNGETTATATALSGGTHFVTVTGVGCGGSATLNVVIAEPTQLNVSVGSQTNVSCNGIADGEATLSLVGGTTPYSYIWPASAANQTTVTGSNLAAGSYGVTVIDANGCTATTTVTITEPAPLVVVGSGTDVDCFGANTGSVSLTVSGGTGVYSFDWSNGSTTQNITSLAAGTYDVTVTDANGCENVQSYSLSQPATAVSVVGTVVNTTTLNNGSIDITPSGGTGSYTYAWSNGANTQDISGLTSGPYSVTVTDANGCTAVAIFNVLDDNLPPVAVDDTASTPIGTPVTLGCTVNDSDPDGNLDTLSVAIIIPPLNGTAVVNPLTGEITYTPNPGFTGVDTLTYQVCDSLGLCSTAYNIITVVGSNVPPIAVTDSVTTDEDVTVVIDPLTNDSDPDASIDPTTVSIITGPQNGTTTVDPITGEITYTPNPDYYGPDSLIYQVCDTGTPLPALCDTAWIYVNVIPQPDTIYPGTVGPMGNLSVFEDSVLNHCNPVTTSLLYVADSLGSFMVANNGTITGIGDGDGCATYTPDPNYNGIDTVTTIICDASGDCQVVYSTITVIPVNDPPVAVNDTVGTMEATPVTIDIANNDYAPIDGNIDPTSVVVTVSPSNGSVTVDPITGALTYTPNAGFTGTDSIQYAICDDGFPLPAECDTAWVFIDVDAVNDPPIAINDFDTTSSGTPVSIDVTANDSDTDGNIDPTTVTIIGGPNNGTATVDPVTGVITYTPDSTFVGSDTITYVVCDDGTPLPSECDTAQVIVEVEEREFAFGFVVPECDNDVAKLSWDINLLNFPSPGPTPLTITWADSLGNVIHVDSNLALTGTVLWPGMVVDNNGNPLDWPGWILQNGIWVPGADGFEGLRPEAVVTFSINPSATVTLTYPPATPACGAEPPSNPIAVNDTVSTPQDVGISIAVLNNDLPSDTTLNPGTVAVLTGPHNGTVVVNPNGTVSYQPTAGYAGPDSLSYVVCDNNAQPLCDTAWVYIDVISVLQPPVAVDDVTGTQEDQPVLISLLVNDFDTDGTIDTSSVTILSGPSNGTVSYDPVTGQLLYSPNPGFSGVDSVQYQVCDNDGLCDTAWITITVSPENDPPVAVNDTTNTLEETGVVIDVTNNDFDTDASIDPTTVNVITPPQNGSYNVDPVTGQVTYVPNIDFVGTDSLTYIVCDTGTPLPSLCDTAVVYIDVLPVNDPPIAVDDVVGTLEDTPVTIAAPGNDSDIDGNIDPTTLTIISGPSNGTATVDPVTGEVTYTPDTNFVGVDTLTYVICDDGTPLPSLCDTAQIFVQVGSINDAPVALVDSSSTLEDTPVVIDVVLNDFDTDATIDPTTVTIVQPATNGSVNIDPVTGEVTYTPLPGFFGTDSLIYQVCDTGTPLPALCDTAWVYIEVLPVNDPPIAVYDSTGTPEDTPVTVDVVSNDSDTDGNIDPTTVTIVGGPTNGTATVDPVTGEITYTPNPGYTGVDSVLYSVCDDGTPLPAECDTAWLAIGVIPTLIPPVAINDTVNTPVNTPVLIDVLVNDSDADGFLVPSTVTVSTPPANGSISIDPVTGAITYTPNAGFTGTDVFTYTVCDNDGLCASAEVIVEIEDTNEPPVAVNDTLTGLSGSGVTTDPTANDYDLDGNIDPTTVVIISGPQNGTTGPINGNGMFDYIPNPGFTGVDSLVYAVCDDGTPLPSECDTAVVYYYINQNNPPVANCTGTVDAQGNCVFQTYEDSTITICFDITDPDGHNVSVGAALNGPSNGTVGSAIGNDSCFVYTPDPNWYGWDTVTVEICDDFTPAACTSITVAIEVLPINDPPIAINDTASVDQDMTVIVDVLNNDNDSIDGLPLDTSSVMILNGPFNGLATVNPDGTITYDPNNSFTGTDSLIYVVCDNGFPLPSICDTAVVYFDVVDVNNPPVAVVDTIPVTTPEDIPIQVCVPFFDPDADPISWGSILTLPQNGGLSGLSANDSCFTYTPDPNYVGNDTVVLVACDPGGLCDTVTVIIDVTPVNDGVVANGDSGTLWEDSTAIIDPLNNDFDPDGPQNIDSTSFAITTMPVNGTVIINPDGTITYTPDPDYYGLDSLMYVICDNFGACDSAWVMLNVLPRNDAPIAQNDTLCTVEDQATVSYNILANDTDSIDLAFLDPANGFTVLSGPSNGTYSLDVNNNIIYNPNTDFTGIDSIQYAVCDTGYGLPPFDLTLCDTAWIYITVVPVNDPITFNNGATIDTAASDTSMTYTIADFVSDSTDTQYGTGGLDLDSVTIQQNVSNGFVVYDSLTGVFTYTPDPCFNGIDTLIYTVCDVIIPGDPNLPCNNNVGATCATVTAYFDASAVGAPDTSIIANQDSILTPGTQSAVIDIFDNDDLAGDSLYVAGIVDTAQFLYGTYTLVDSVLTYIPDSTLGCYTDSAMYFVTGADNSCIGDTAWIYVTVQPYDSDNDGLPDFYEGFTLDTDNDGVPNYLDPDSDNDGIGDYLEAGPPIDPCDPQPFDNDGDGVPDHLDLDSDNDGIADFLERSNGSLVGPPSGVDSDGDGIDDAYDPDQGGTLINDFAWDEDGDGIPDYLDIDSDGDGIPDWVENILSVVPPTGIDSDGDGIDDAYDPDHTNIPSSEWTFGQEPNDQDQDGIPDFRDLDSDNDSLPDEDEKGDNGDNPRNTDNDKLADFRDVDSDDDGVPDEIDSPTGDCDGDGLPDLLDPDLCVLTQLPDGISPNGDGINEFFEIKGIEDYPLNTLKIYNRWGNLVYQAAPYLNQFDGRANVTVPTGQGQLLPEGTYFYVLDLGIEGVDPVSGYIYIRY; encoded by the coding sequence GTGACCCTTACCGTCACCGATGAGAATGGCAATACCGATCAGTGTACCGCTACGGTGACCGTCGAAGACAACATCGATCCGACAGCCATCTGTCAAGACATCACCATCCAACTCGACGCTTCCGGTAACGCCTCCATCTCCACTTCCGATATCGACAACGGGTCGGCCGATAACTGTGCGATCACATCAGTGTCCCTAAGTCAAACCAGCTTTAACTGTGCTCATGTTGGCGTGAATAGCGTGACCTTAACCGTTACCGACTCCAACGGCAATACCGATCAGTGTATCGCCACGGTAACCGTACAAGACATCACTCCTCCTACCGCACTCTGTCAAGACTTCACCGTTACACTCGATGCTAATGGTCAGGCTACCATCGCAGTAAGCGACATCGACAACGGATCCAACGACGCTTGCGGTATTAGCTCTACTGTACTCAGCACCACTACATTCGACTGTAGCGATGTCGGTACCAATACCGTAACGCTCACCGTCACCGATAACAACGGTAACTCTAGCTCTTGTACCGCTACAGTGACCGTTATTGAACCAACTATTACTGCTGCTTCCATTACCGTCAATGATAACGTCAGCTGCTTCGGAGGTAACGACGGATCAGCTACCGTTTCCGTATCCGGTAATGTCGGTGGATACAGCTACTTGTGGGATAGCGGTGAAACAACCGCAACCGCTATCGCCTTGAACGCTGGTGCACACAACGTAACCGTAACTACAGGCGCTTGCTCTTCCGATACCATCCTGAGTGTAACCATCACCCAGCCAACTCAGATTACAGCCGGTACCGATAACATCACCGATGTCTCCTGCTTCGGACAAAATGATGGCGCTATTGATATCACCGTATCCGGCGGTACCGCTCCGTACTCATTCCTATGGTCTAATGGCGACAATACACAGAACATCTCAGGGCTTGACATAGGTAACTATACCGTCACCATTACCGATGACAACGGATGTACCTCCACCGCTTCTGGATTCGTCCATGGCCCAACTCAAGCTCTTAGCGCTGGTGTCGATAACCTCTCTAATATATCCTGCGTTGGAGGTAGCGATGGGGCTATCGATATCTCCGTATCCGGGGGTACCGCTCCGTACACCTACACTTGGTCCAATGGGGAAAGTACTCAAGACATCTCCGCATTGACCGTCGGTACATACAGCCTCACCGTAACCGATGATAATGGTTGTACGGCCGTAATTAGTAATATATTGGTTGATGAGCCTGCAAATGGACTGACTGCAGGAATCAATAATCTATTGAATGTGGATTGCTTCGGAGACAGTAATGGAGCTATCGACATTTCCGTCTCTGGTGGAACCGCACCTTACACGTACAGCTGGTCCACTGGTGCAAGCACTCAAGATATCTCGGGACTTGTTGTAGGACTCTATTCGGTGACTGTTACCGATGCAAATGGATGTACAACGAATATCCCAACGATTACCGTCGATGGGCCCGCCCAAGCGCTCACCGCTAGTATTTTGAGCTTCACAGATGCTAACTGTCCAGGAGGTTCTGATGGTTCGGCCACTGCCACGGCTAGCGGAGGAACGGCACCGTACGCCTACTTATGGTCTGCTTCGGCTGGAAACCAAATCACTTCAACCGCGACGGGATTGGCAGCGGGAGTGTATGAAGTGACTGTAACGGATGTGAATGGATGTGACGCAACGACGAGCGTGACAATTTCAGGTACGGACTTGACACCACCTACTGCCCTTTGCAATAGTTTCAGCTTGCCATTGGATGCTACTGGAAATGCAACTATTTCTGTTGTAGACATTGACGGAGGATCAAGCGATAACTGTGGTATTTCCGCTATGTCTATTGATTTGACGGACTTCGATTGCTCGGATATCGGACCGCAGGTCGTAACCTTGACGGTAATTGACGTGAGTGGATTGTCGAGCCAGTGTACGACGACCATTACCGTTGTGGATACCATCACCCCGGTCATTGCGACATGTCCTGCGGATACCACATTTGAGGTAGATGCAAGCTGTGATGCCTTTGCTCCGGATTACCTAACCAGCTTGAGTGTAACCGATAACTGTAGCATTACGAGTGCGGTTCAGAATCCTGCCGTAGGCAGTCCTCTACCAATCGGTACCACAACCGTGACCATTACGGTTACAGATGCAGGAGGAAATATAGCGACCTGTAGCGTGGATGTAACCGTTACCGATCCTGGAATTAATGCCAGTACAAGTCAATTGAGTCCAGTGACATGCTTCGGAGATAGCGATGGATCCGCGCTAGTCAGCGTTTCAGGAGGTTCAGGATCATACATGTACTTATGGGATAATGGTGAGACCACGGCTACGGCTACGGCATTGTCAGGAGGCACTCACTTCGTTACTGTTACGGGAGTTGGATGTGGTGGATCAGCAACCTTGAATGTAGTTATTGCCGAACCTACTCAATTGAATGTTAGTGTAGGAAGTCAAACCAATGTTAGCTGCAATGGAATTGCTGATGGTGAAGCTACCTTGAGCCTTGTAGGTGGAACGACTCCATATAGTTACATCTGGCCTGCATCTGCAGCGAATCAGACCACTGTGACTGGAAGCAATTTGGCAGCAGGGTCCTACGGTGTTACAGTGATCGACGCCAATGGATGTACAGCGACTACAACGGTCACTATTACAGAGCCTGCGCCACTTGTAGTCGTTGGATCAGGAACGGATGTGGATTGCTTCGGAGCTAATACGGGTAGTGTGAGTCTGACCGTTTCGGGTGGAACTGGTGTCTACTCATTTGATTGGTCGAACGGTTCAACTACGCAGAACATCACAAGCCTTGCTGCAGGAACTTATGATGTTACCGTAACCGATGCCAATGGGTGTGAGAACGTTCAGAGTTATTCTTTGAGCCAGCCAGCAACTGCTGTGTCGGTTGTTGGAACCGTGGTGAACACCACAACATTGAATAATGGCAGTATAGATATTACACCATCTGGAGGAACGGGATCATACACTTATGCATGGAGCAATGGTGCCAATACTCAAGATATCAGCGGATTGACTTCTGGACCTTATAGTGTTACCGTAACAGATGCGAATGGTTGTACGGCTGTCGCAATCTTCAATGTTCTTGATGATAACTTGCCTCCAGTGGCCGTCGACGATACTGCAAGTACGCCTATCGGAACACCAGTGACTTTGGGTTGCACGGTGAACGACAGTGATCCGGATGGAAACTTGGATACCCTTTCTGTTGCCATTATTATTCCACCACTTAATGGAACGGCAGTAGTTAACCCATTGACCGGTGAGATTACCTACACACCGAATCCAGGATTTACGGGGGTAGATACATTGACCTATCAAGTGTGTGATAGCCTAGGATTGTGTTCTACAGCTTACAACATCATTACCGTAGTGGGTTCGAATGTTCCTCCTATAGCTGTGACAGATTCTGTAACTACTGATGAGGATGTGACTGTAGTTATCGATCCGTTGACCAACGATAGTGATCCTGACGCGTCCATTGATCCTACCACTGTATCCATCATTACAGGGCCGCAGAACGGTACCACCACAGTGGATCCTATTACTGGTGAGATAACATACACGCCGAATCCAGATTACTATGGTCCAGATAGCTTGATCTATCAAGTCTGTGATACAGGTACTCCGCTACCTGCACTTTGTGATACTGCTTGGATTTACGTGAACGTGATTCCTCAGCCGGATACAATTTATCCAGGAACGGTTGGTCCAATGGGTAACTTGAGTGTCTTTGAAGACTCTGTGCTCAATCACTGTAATCCAGTGACAACATCACTGCTATACGTTGCGGACAGCCTTGGCTCCTTCATGGTAGCGAACAATGGTACCATTACTGGTATCGGAGACGGCGATGGTTGTGCTACTTATACCCCTGATCCAAACTACAACGGAATAGATACGGTAACGACGATCATTTGTGATGCAAGCGGCGACTGTCAAGTAGTGTACAGCACTATTACGGTGATTCCTGTCAACGATCCCCCAGTAGCTGTCAACGACACTGTAGGTACAATGGAAGCGACACCTGTGACTATTGACATAGCAAATAACGACTACGCGCCAATTGATGGAAATATTGATCCAACCAGTGTCGTGGTTACGGTATCGCCAAGTAATGGTTCCGTTACGGTTGATCCAATAACAGGTGCTTTGACCTATACGCCAAACGCTGGGTTTACAGGAACAGACAGCATTCAGTATGCAATTTGTGACGATGGATTCCCATTGCCAGCAGAATGCGATACAGCTTGGGTATTCATCGATGTAGATGCCGTGAACGATCCACCGATCGCGATTAATGATTTTGACACCACAAGTTCTGGTACACCAGTGTCTATCGACGTAACCGCAAACGATAGCGACACAGATGGGAACATTGATCCGACTACGGTTACGATTATCGGTGGTCCAAACAACGGTACAGCTACGGTTGATCCAGTTACTGGAGTCATCACCTATACCCCGGACAGTACGTTCGTGGGCAGCGATACCATTACCTACGTCGTTTGTGATGACGGTACTCCATTGCCAAGTGAGTGCGATACAGCACAAGTTATAGTTGAAGTTGAGGAGCGTGAATTTGCCTTCGGGTTTGTTGTTCCTGAATGTGATAATGATGTAGCTAAGCTCTCTTGGGACATCAACTTATTGAACTTCCCATCACCTGGGCCAACCCCATTGACCATTACTTGGGCAGACAGCTTAGGTAATGTGATTCACGTGGACAGTAACTTGGCCTTGACGGGAACCGTCTTGTGGCCGGGTATGGTAGTCGACAACAACGGTAATCCACTTGACTGGCCGGGTTGGATCCTACAGAATGGTATTTGGGTGCCTGGTGCCGATGGATTTGAAGGATTGCGTCCTGAAGCTGTGGTAACCTTCTCGATTAACCCAAGCGCTACGGTAACCTTGACGTATCCTCCGGCAACCCCTGCTTGTGGTGCAGAGCCGCCGTCCAATCCTATCGCGGTCAATGACACCGTGAGTACGCCTCAAGACGTGGGCATTAGTATTGCGGTCTTGAACAACGATCTCCCATCGGACACGACATTGAATCCAGGAACAGTGGCTGTATTGACTGGTCCTCACAACGGAACAGTTGTCGTGAATCCAAATGGTACAGTTTCTTATCAGCCTACGGCTGGATATGCGGGTCCGGACAGCTTGAGCTATGTAGTCTGCGATAACAACGCACAGCCACTATGTGATACCGCATGGGTCTACATCGATGTTATTAGTGTGCTTCAGCCTCCAGTAGCGGTAGATGATGTGACGGGTACTCAAGAAGATCAGCCTGTACTCATCAGCTTGCTCGTGAACGATTTCGATACCGATGGAACTATTGATACCTCAAGTGTCACTATTCTAAGTGGACCTTCGAATGGAACCGTGAGCTATGATCCGGTTACTGGACAATTACTGTATTCTCCGAACCCAGGCTTCTCTGGAGTAGATTCTGTACAGTATCAAGTCTGCGACAACGACGGATTGTGCGATACTGCATGGATCACAATTACAGTATCTCCAGAAAATGATCCACCTGTCGCCGTTAATGACACTACGAATACCCTTGAGGAGACTGGAGTCGTCATTGACGTGACCAACAATGATTTCGATACAGATGCGAGCATCGATCCGACAACCGTGAATGTGATTACACCTCCACAAAACGGTAGCTATAACGTTGATCCAGTAACCGGTCAGGTTACATATGTTCCAAACATCGACTTTGTCGGTACAGATAGTCTGACCTATATCGTTTGCGACACGGGTACTCCATTGCCGAGCTTGTGTGACACTGCAGTTGTTTACATTGATGTACTTCCAGTGAACGATCCACCAATCGCCGTTGACGATGTTGTGGGCACTTTGGAGGATACTCCCGTGACCATAGCAGCACCAGGAAACGACAGTGATATTGATGGAAACATTGATCCAACGACTTTGACCATCATTTCAGGACCTTCGAATGGTACAGCAACTGTTGATCCTGTGACCGGCGAAGTGACCTATACCCCTGACACCAACTTTGTAGGCGTAGATACCTTAACCTATGTCATTTGTGATGATGGTACTCCGCTGCCAAGTCTTTGTGATACGGCTCAGATCTTTGTCCAAGTAGGCAGCATTAATGATGCCCCAGTAGCATTAGTAGATTCTAGCAGTACTCTGGAAGACACTCCAGTAGTTATCGATGTGGTCTTGAATGACTTTGACACCGATGCTACAATAGATCCAACGACTGTTACCATCGTTCAACCCGCAACTAACGGTTCGGTGAATATTGACCCTGTGACAGGAGAGGTGACCTATACCCCACTTCCAGGATTCTTTGGAACCGATTCCTTGATCTACCAGGTCTGTGACACAGGTACCCCACTTCCTGCTCTTTGTGACACAGCATGGGTTTATATTGAAGTATTGCCGGTGAATGATCCACCAATCGCTGTATACGATTCAACGGGTACACCAGAGGACACACCAGTTACTGTCGATGTTGTGAGCAACGACAGCGATACCGATGGAAACATTGATCCGACAACCGTGACTATAGTTGGCGGACCTACTAACGGAACCGCCACTGTCGATCCAGTCACAGGTGAAATTACCTATACACCGAATCCAGGATACACTGGAGTTGATTCTGTATTGTACAGCGTATGCGACGATGGCACGCCATTACCTGCAGAATGTGATACGGCTTGGTTGGCCATTGGCGTAATACCAACGCTTATCCCACCAGTAGCGATCAATGATACGGTCAATACCCCGGTGAATACTCCGGTTCTTATCGACGTGCTTGTCAATGACTCAGATGCTGATGGATTCTTGGTGCCTTCTACGGTTACCGTTTCAACACCACCAGCAAATGGCTCGATTAGTATTGATCCGGTTACTGGAGCCATCACGTACACGCCAAACGCCGGATTCACAGGTACGGACGTCTTTACGTACACAGTATGCGACAATGACGGACTTTGCGCTAGTGCAGAAGTAATTGTTGAGATTGAGGATACTAATGAACCACCTGTTGCTGTGAACGATACCTTGACTGGGTTGAGTGGCTCAGGTGTGACGACCGATCCAACAGCGAATGACTACGATCTAGATGGAAATATTGATCCAACTACTGTGGTTATCATCAGTGGTCCTCAAAATGGTACTACCGGGCCAATCAATGGAAACGGAATGTTCGACTACATTCCTAACCCAGGATTTACAGGCGTAGATTCCTTGGTATATGCCGTTTGTGATGACGGAACACCACTTCCAAGTGAGTGTGACACGGCTGTTGTCTACTACTACATCAACCAGAATAATCCACCAGTCGCTAATTGTACAGGAACTGTAGATGCTCAAGGTAATTGCGTCTTCCAGACATACGAGGACAGCACCATCACGATTTGCTTTGATATTACAGATCCAGATGGTCACAACGTAAGCGTAGGGGCTGCCTTGAATGGTCCTTCAAATGGTACCGTAGGAAGTGCCATTGGAAACGACAGTTGTTTCGTCTACACGCCAGATCCAAACTGGTACGGTTGGGATACAGTAACTGTCGAAATCTGTGACGACTTCACACCGGCAGCCTGCACAAGTATTACCGTGGCCATTGAAGTGTTGCCTATAAATGATCCACCAATTGCGATCAATGACACAGCTTCTGTGGATCAGGATATGACCGTCATTGTTGATGTTCTCAATAACGACAACGACTCCATTGATGGGTTGCCATTGGATACCTCATCCGTAATGATTCTCAATGGACCATTCAACGGGCTCGCAACTGTGAACCCAGATGGAACCATTACTTATGATCCAAACAACAGCTTCACCGGCACGGATAGCTTGATCTATGTCGTTTGCGACAACGGATTCCCATTGCCGAGTATCTGTGATACAGCGGTCGTTTACTTCGATGTCGTAGATGTCAACAACCCACCAGTGGCGGTAGTGGATACGATTCCAGTTACGACTCCAGAAGATATTCCAATTCAGGTCTGCGTTCCATTCTTTGACCCAGATGCAGATCCAATTAGTTGGGGTAGTATTCTGACGCTACCACAAAATGGTGGATTGAGCGGATTGAGTGCGAACGACAGCTGCTTTACATATACTCCTGATCCGAATTATGTTGGAAACGATACCGTCGTTCTTGTTGCTTGCGACCCAGGTGGATTGTGCGATACCGTTACGGTCATTATTGATGTAACACCAGTGAATGATGGCGTCGTAGCCAACGGTGATTCAGGAACATTGTGGGAAGATAGCACGGCTATCATTGATCCGTTGAATAACGACTTTGATCCTGACGGTCCTCAAAACATCGACAGCACTAGCTTCGCGATTACTACCATGCCAGTGAACGGTACTGTGATTATCAACCCTGATGGAACCATTACATACACACCAGATCCGGATTACTATGGTCTCGATTCATTGATGTACGTCATTTGTGACAACTTTGGTGCTTGTGACAGCGCTTGGGTGATGTTGAACGTATTGCCGCGGAATGATGCGCCAATTGCGCAGAATGATACTTTGTGTACAGTCGAAGATCAAGCCACTGTTTCTTACAATATTCTAGCGAACGACACCGACTCCATCGACTTAGCCTTCTTGGATCCAGCCAATGGGTTCACTGTATTGTCTGGCCCAAGTAATGGAACGTACAGCTTGGATGTGAACAACAACATTATCTATAATCCGAATACGGATTTCACAGGTATCGACTCCATACAGTATGCCGTTTGTGATACTGGATACGGTCTACCTCCATTTGACCTCACGCTGTGCGATACCGCTTGGATCTACATTACCGTAGTACCGGTCAATGACCCAATCACCTTCAACAATGGAGCGACGATTGATACAGCTGCTTCGGATACATCTATGACTTATACCATTGCCGACTTCGTTTCTGACAGCACAGATACACAGTATGGCACTGGCGGATTGGATCTTGACAGCGTCACCATCCAGCAAAACGTGAGTAACGGATTTGTCGTGTACGACAGTCTTACTGGAGTCTTCACATACACACCTGATCCATGTTTCAATGGAATTGACACGCTCATCTATACTGTTTGTGACGTAATCATTCCTGGTGATCCGAATCTCCCATGTAACAACAATGTAGGTGCTACATGTGCAACCGTGACGGCATACTTCGATGCAAGCGCCGTAGGTGCGCCTGATACCTCTATTATTGCGAATCAGGATTCGATCCTCACGCCAGGAACACAAAGCGCAGTCATCGACATCTTTGACAATGACGACTTGGCTGGAGACTCTCTATACGTAGCGGGAATCGTAGACACTGCTCAATTCCTCTACGGTACGTATACCCTAGTGGACAGTGTATTGACCTACATCCCAGACTCTACACTCGGATGTTACACGGATAGTGCCATGTATTTCGTGACCGGAGCAGATAACAGCTGTATTGGAGATACGGCATGGATCTACGTTACCGTACAACCATACGATTCTGACAACGACGGTCTACCCGACTTCTATGAAGGATTCACATTGGATACGGACAACGACGGAGTTCCAAACTACCTAGATCCAGATAGCGATAATGATGGAATTGGTGATTACCTCGAGGCCGGTCCACCAATTGATCCTTGTGATCCGCAGCCATTCGACAATGATGGAGACGGAGTACCAGATCACCTAGATCTTGACTCGGATAACGACGGAATTGCCGACTTCCTTGAGCGCAGCAATGGCTCATTGGTTGGACCACCTTCAGGAGTGGATAGCGATGGCGACGGTATCGACGATGCTTACGATCCAGATCAAGGCGGTACGCTCATCAACGACTTTGCTTGGGATGAAGACGGAGATGGTATTCCAGATTACTTGGATATCGATTCCGATGGAGACGGTATTCCAGACTGGGTAGAGAATATCTTGAGCGTTGTACCGCCTACGGGAATTGACAGCGATGGAGACGGTATTGATGATGCCTACGATCCTGACCACACCAATATTCCGAGTTCCGAATGGACCTTCGGTCAAGAGCCGAACGATCAAGATCAAGATGGCATTCCTGACTTCCGCGATCTCGACTCCGACAATGATAGCTTGCCAGATGAGGATGAGAAGGGTGACAACGGAGATAATCCACGAAATACTGATAACGATAAGTTGGCTGACTTCCGTGATGTCGATTCCGATGACGACGGTGTACCCGATGAAATCGATTCACCTACGGGCGACTGTGACGGCGATGGATTACCTGACCTTCTTGATCCGGACCTCTGTGTCCTAACTCAATTACCAGACGGAATCTCACCAAATGGTGATGGAATCAACGAGTTCTTTGAGATCAAAGGAATTGAAGATTATCCTCTGAATACACTCAAGATCTACAACCGTTGGGGTAATCTAGTCTATCAAGCCGCTCCGTACTTGAACCAATTCGACGGTCGCGCTAATGTGACTGTACCGACAGGTCAAGGCCAGTTGCTGCCAGAAGGAACGTACTTCTACGTACTCGATTTAGGAATTGAAGGAGTCGATCCTGTCTCCGGTTATATCTATATCCGATACTAA